The Candidatus Woesearchaeota archaeon genome contains the following window.
TGGATAACTTTTACCTTCCGAATGAGCGACTCAGTGAGAGTGATCCTGCTTCAACTGAAAAATACTATGCCTTCGAATACGGAGATGCATTGCTCATTGCGCTCGACACCAATGAGGATTACCATCCTGGATCTCCCCAGTTTTTATTCTTGCTCAGCAATTTAAATCGTACTGACCAACAATGGAAGATTGTCTATTTTCACCATCCTGCGTATGCAAGTGATTCAGCGTACCATAGTACTGACCTCGACGTGCGAGAAACATTAACTCCTTTATTCTCCTTTTTTGGTGTTGATCTTGTTTTCAATGGCCATCAACACTTCTACGAGAGGATGGAACCCATTAATGGTGTGCAGTACATTGTTACGGGTGGTGGAGGAAGGTCACTATACACTCCGGGAGAACAAAATCCCTATTCAGAGGTACTTCTCGAGAAATACCACTATATCGGTGTCTCAGGTACCCCTAGAACCTTAAACCTCACCACCATCGGATTGTTGGGAGTACGGCTTGATAATCTAACAATAACCACACAAGATTCTGTTGTTGTTTTTGATGAGGGAATGCTTAGTGAACCACACAAGCACGAATTGTACCCCTTTTATCCTGTAGTGGTATACATTTCCTATCGTGATGCCTATGACCAGCAAATAAGCGATGGTCTCTGTACGATTGAAACTCCCTATGAAACTGTAAGCGCAACCTATAAGAGTCAGTTCTCTCTGGAAGGAATCTTCGGTTTTCCATTCAATGTTTCAGGGTACACCGGAACGATTACAACGCAAGAAAATGAATTATTGACATACACGGTAACGTGCGAAAAATCCGGCCATGATCCAGTTACTCTAGATCGGACATTAAACTTCAGTAGTCAATACCCGGGTATTAAAGAAGAACCCTACGGAGAAAAAACAGGCTTTTACCACATTGAGCAACTGGAAAACAGATTATGGTTTATTAATCCTATGGGACAACGGGTTTTCCTCTCAGGAATGAGCTCCATTGTTCCTGGATACTTTGATGAGAGCTACTATGAGCAGCAATATCCCACTATTAAATCACTGGTAAGCAGCTCGGTGAGTATGCTTAGCAGTATATCAATGAATATGATTGGTCATGCCTCTCCCCTTGGATGGTTCCAGGGATACTTTCCCATCACACCAAATCTCGAATTTTTGGGGAATTTTGAAGAAGATGCAGATGTCTGGTCCCCAAGCTGGGAAGCCAATGTTGTAAGCATAGCACAAAGTTATGGCATTAGCGAGGACATCAATCCTCTCATTGTGGGGTACTATATTAGCAACGAACCGTTCAATGGAATAGAAACCGGTTATTTCCATGCATGGATCCAGAATACCATGGATAATAACAATAGTCAGGGAAAACCAATGCCCTATGCGAAACAAGCATATGTTGATGGCATGATTGCCCAGTATCAGGAGCTTTATCCTGGGGAAGAGCTTGCAAAACTGAATACCTTCTATAATCTCAGCGAACGTGAAAATGCCATACCAGGAATTTGTAGTGGGCTTCTCTCATTCAGCAACTTTCAGGAATTGTTTGGGCTACCATGGGATTGTTTGTACGAAGACTTGTATCGTACTGTGAATGGGACCGTATTAAAATATCCCTCAACCTTCGGGAAGACCGGTGGCCCAGAACGATTGGCAGATCTTCACCACTTTAATCGGTTGCTCGTCAGAAAGGTAATGACTACCGTAGATGAAGCAATGGAAAATTACACTGCAAACAACCATATGAACCTCGGCTATAAATCTGCTATTGATATCGATCCAGAAGCAATGGAAGAACAGATGAAATTTGCTGACGTCTTCTCCATTGACTATTATCAACGTATGGATTACGAATATTACGATGGTTTTCCGTTTAGTTTTAGAGACCACATGGAAAAATGGTACGCGCTGGCTAAAAAACCAGTCCTCATTGCTGAATTCTCTTATCTCCATAAAGACTGGGAAAAGTGCAGTAGTGAAGGGTATCCGATTGCAGAGAATCAAAGCAGACGAGGAGAATTTTACCAGCGTTACATGAATGAATCTATCAAATATCCGTTTGTTCTTGGTGCTGTATGGTACAGCTACATTGATAGTCATTTCTCTCTTGAAAATAGGGAGCTCAATTGTGATCCTGATGATTGTTACATGAATTTTGGTTTGCTTGCTGGTGATAATTACTCCAGCTATAACCAGTCAGACAGCACCTGCCCTGACGGTCCGTATGATGTTACTAATCTTCCCAATACCACAGGAGTTTGGGAAGAATTGTACAATGCAATCAAAGATTATAATCCAACGCTGCAAGATCGCGCAGCATTGACAACAATGTGTATGGATGGTGACAATGACGGCTATGAATCGGGGATTTGTGGTGGTCTTGATTGTGATGACTTTGATAACGATACACATCCGGGTGCAACAGAGGACTGTAATGATGGCATTGACAATGACTGTAACCAAGCTGTAGACGGAAACGATTCTGTATGCAAACCAGAGGAAACTAACTGGGAATTAAGAGGAAGGAACTATACGTTCTCTATGGCACAAGACAGAGGAATCCTGTCGATAAATGTCTCAGAGCGCTCATCAAGTAAGCAAATAGCTGTTATACTCCTGCTGAACACAGAAGAAGACCTTTCTCTGATTAATAGTTATGAGAACATTTCAACAGTACAATTGAACTTCTCTTCTTCATCTTGGGTAGTGTGGTGGGACACACAACTGTTGTCTACTGATCTCGTCCAAACACGCATGAATATTTCACGAAAAGGAACATATGAAACCGTACCTGAAGGAATGACAACAGCGGTTATCTACACGTCTTCTATGCCTTTCAAAACACTCGCGTCATTTAAAGGCCCTCATGGAATTTTTCCATCAGAAGCCGTACAAATGACATCAATCTATCCAAAAAAAGAAACATACCTTCCTGGTGTGGGAATGTTTAATGAAAGTCATGGCATTATCATAGCACCAACAGGACAGGAACTCTTAACAGGCAAAAGGTACTATAAAACACATGTCTATAATGGAACCGATGAAGCATCAGTACGTGCAAGGATCATTCCCCAAGATTTCAATACCTCTGCTGATGACTCGGGCTTGGTGAGCGTCACTCAAGATACCACAATCATAACCTACATCATCGAGCCATTCTATTTGCCCGCAATTCAGGAACCTAATCCGTTATTGGTTGATGCAAAAAACGAGTATATGATTACGCAATGGTATACTGCGGTGTTATCGACAACTCCACGTACTGTACAGGTTTCAGTGGCAGATGAAGAGGGTAACTTTGCTTCATTGCTCGATGCAACAGAAGTGCTCACAGAGGAAGAACTCAATGATCTCATCGTTAACCACGTCACTGGTGTTGAACTCAGCTTTTCTGATATAAACTCCTCCTATGATTCCTGTGGCCATTATATTGGGATAGGTTGCGCATTCCTCGGCGGACTAGGTCCTTCTCCAGAAAAACTTTCGCATGCCCAAGCATTAAAAGCCGCTGGTCTCAAGGTTGTCGCTTACAATAGTGTTTTTGAACAACCCTATGGAAGTTTTATGTATAATTACCTCGATGCAAGGAATTGCATTGCTAAAGATAAGGATGGCAACCCATTTAATGCGCCAGCAACTTCATCAAATGGACTTCTTAATACAAGAAATGCAAGCTGTCGAAAGTTTGTGGTTGACAAACTCGTTAATGATATCCAAGCGTATGGAGATAGTATTGATGGATACCGATTTGATGTCACCTGGCCGAGTGTGGTTACCGGACAATTAGGGAATGGAGAAATCTATAATGTATCATACGAAGGTGGCATCGCGCAGATGTGGAATGAACTCATCCCTGCATTACGTGCAGCAAAGCCTGATATTATTTTAGGATGGAATTTTGAGCCTCGCCTGATGGTCCCGAATGAAGTAGATGTGTATGGTATAGGAGACGGCGGATTTGGCTACGTCGATCCACAAGAATTTTTGAGACCAAATGACCGCCAGAGAATAGTGCATGGACAGCAATTAACTGATGCGCTCTTGATTAATGGATTTGGAACGTCAAAATGTGAAAACTTTGCAAATGCAGGAGCCCTTAATCTTTTTGCATTACGGTTCAATGTCTCATCTGTATCTGTGCCGTTTGCAGATCCTTTTTGTTCATTTGATCCTGGTCCCTTGTATCATGCAGTCTACGCAATGAGTCAAGATGGTGGATACACAACCATGGATGAAAAAGTGTTCCATGTTATTCCACAAGCAAATCCATATCTTCCAGCCTATGGAATCCAGGAATTAGTTATACTTGCCAAAATGAAAACTGCACAAAACAATGAATGGCTGCTTATCAGCTCAATGAATGCATCATCCAACATCACCTATGAAAATGTCAATGGGACTCGGTTATTTTTAGTACATAATCAAAAAAATGTACCGTATCAATTGCAGCACACGATTTCACCTACAGGAATGACAAGCATACAAACATCCATTGAAAAGGATTCATTTATTGTTGCAGAGCAATCTTCTCTTCATATAATTCCTTCACAAACAATAGTTACTAACATCACGCAATGGAATGACTCGAAAAAAGAACTCTGGATACAAAGTGTGACCTATCCTGTAGAAGTAAAGCTTAACCTTAGTGGCCTGCGTGTCTCTGCTAACTACACTATAGTGCTCTCTGATGCATCTCATACTAGTATTTTTGATGCACGCGTTATTATGACCAATGGAACTGGATATCTAACTATACCTGAAACCATCAACGAAGAAAGTTATCTGATTATTCAAGAAGGAAATACAAATATTACTAGAAACTGCCAGTTGCTCCGTGCCTTCTGGAGCCAGTTTACTGCTGCTGCAGGAGAAATGGTGAATATATCCGTTGCTACCCGTGGCTGTACAGGCTACACGCTTACCTTTGAAATTGTAGAGGATGATCTCATTGGCGAAGATCCTGTTAATACTAATCCTTTGCCGATGAGCATCACTCAAGAGAATGTATCCACCTCATGGATCACAGAATGGCAGTACGATGGCTTATTTGATCCAGACCCAGAATACTACATCGTGGCAACCATCATGGAGAACGATTCATTGAGAATTACCTCACCACAGACGAAAGAAGAAGAACTAACAGTAACCTCAACAGATAGTGAAGACCCTCTAGCAATTACTGAGATAAATGTGAAAGAGATGACCTTTGCCCAAGTAATGATTAATTGGAGTACCAATAAACCTGCGAACGGCTCCATTCGCTATGGTAATGAATCAGGAATATATACCTGGGAACAGACAAACAGTACGCTGGATATGAATCAAACACTGGTACTCAACAATTTGGCCAAAAATACAATTTACTATTACGTAATTACCGCAGCAACAAACACAGAACAAGTAAACTCCAGTGAAGGTAATTTCACCACAAGTACAGAAACCGTTTACACCAATGGAGATGACTATGAGCAGCTCAATGTTACGGTTAGTATTGATGGGTCAAATGTTACTTTCCGCATGCCCGTAATCTATGCAACATCACCTGCAATTGAGAATGTTGTCATACACAAGCCACTAGGATGGGAAAACGGATTTGCATGGTCAGTTCATGAGGGACAAGAAAGTAACGAACGCTTCGGCAGGAAGGATGTTGTTGATCTTGGAGAAAATCTCAGTTGGACTGCGAATCTCTCACAAACCAACGTTTGGTTATACTTCAGTGTCCCTGCACCAACATTACGTATAGATGGGGTTTCCAACAATGGAACACACTACACTAAAAACTTTACGGTACTTGGAGCAAATAGCATCGTGAACATAAGTGGCAATGTAAGTCTCAACACAAGCTTTCCTTACTATGTTCTGAAGTGGTGGAACCTAACCAACTGGGAAGAAGCAAATATGCGCTATAGCTTTCAGGTTGCTGTTGAACAGAACATGAGTTTTTTGAGTAATATTGAGATTGATAATACCCATAGAGCAACAGGACAATCGTTCTCTATAACGAGTGATACTGCATGTAATAGAATGCAGTTGCTCTTGTGTTCCTACACCTGATTGTACCGGCGATAATAATCAAGAAAAACCATGCGATGATGGTGGAGATAACGGGAATGGTGGAGGAGGCGGTGGAGGGGGAGGAGGTGGAAGCCTTGGAAGTGATTCAGATGAAAATGATACTTCCAATAATGAAAATAACAGGAGCAACAACAATGAAGGATTAGACAACGTAGAAGAAAGAAATGACTCACAGGCAGCTCAAGAATTGATTATAACCCTTGATCAATCAAACCAAGTACAACCAATCTTTGTTAATGGAACTGATGTTACCGAAGACATCGAAATAGACGAACTCAAAAAAGAAAAACAGTTGAGCTGGATGTTTATCATTATTTTAAGCATTATCCTTACCATTATTATCTTAATGGGAATCAATGAGGCATGGGTCACGTTGAAAAATAAGTAGAATCTGTTTTATCATGAAAAGAGATCACAACAACAAAAAAGGCGAAAAAACTCAGGTTGAGCAGAAAAAAAAAGGTATGACGCCTACCTACTGGATGCAATATGTAATAGCTGCGCTCATACTTGTTGTAGCTCTAGAACTGATGATCACTGAAACTCCGAATAATCGTCGTGAAGGTTTATCTACGGATTCACCAGAAAAGCAAGAAAGAATAGAAAGGACTAACTTCTTTGCAAAAGCAGTACACATACTTACATCAGTTGTTGAGGAAGCCTTTCCCTTAAAAGAAAAAAGTTTTGGAACTGATGATGAAGGAACAGATGATCCAAACGCTCCGGCAGGAGACAGTTTACCAGAACTTCGAT
Protein-coding sequences here:
- a CDS encoding metallophosphoesterase, whose amino-acid sequence is MTHKDVKSQKKVILQKNWLIHLLLLLMIIPAITEITLLPKQGAFHEKPLSQSLIGKAAELVKDMTKDLANIVEPQDDNNDNDNDPNNNNANSATQDNDATNIQEVEEEPPSLSAVGDVPRGPYLQRPKANEMMVIWQSLADEPGEVRYGLTPSYGNVVASQRTYLPEQNVYLHEATLPNLQQDKTYYYKVMLNGNTIVEASFSSQRSPGSNFSFIVFGDSGDAFGDTEHPQYLLAKVMEEDRVQRGYDFMLHTGDIVYDSGRQEDYNMNYFDPYANISLSVPMFPSLGNHDIVTEDGQPYVDNFYLPNERLSESDPASTEKYYAFEYGDALLIALDTNEDYHPGSPQFLFLLSNLNRTDQQWKIVYFHHPAYASDSAYHSTDLDVRETLTPLFSFFGVDLVFNGHQHFYERMEPINGVQYIVTGGGGRSLYTPGEQNPYSEVLLEKYHYIGVSGTPRTLNLTTIGLLGVRLDNLTITTQDSVVVFDEGMLSEPHKHELYPFYPVVVYISYRDAYDQQISDGLCTIETPYETVSATYKSQFSLEGIFGFPFNVSGYTGTITTQENELLTYTVTCEKSGHDPVTLDRTLNFSSQYPGIKEEPYGEKTGFYHIEQLENRLWFINPMGQRVFLSGMSSIVPGYFDESYYEQQYPTIKSLVSSSVSMLSSISMNMIGHASPLGWFQGYFPITPNLEFLGNFEEDADVWSPSWEANVVSIAQSYGISEDINPLIVGYYISNEPFNGIETGYFHAWIQNTMDNNNSQGKPMPYAKQAYVDGMIAQYQELYPGEELAKLNTFYNLSERENAIPGICSGLLSFSNFQELFGLPWDCLYEDLYRTVNGTVLKYPSTFGKTGGPERLADLHHFNRLLVRKVMTTVDEAMENYTANNHMNLGYKSAIDIDPEAMEEQMKFADVFSIDYYQRMDYEYYDGFPFSFRDHMEKWYALAKKPVLIAEFSYLHKDWEKCSSEGYPIAENQSRRGEFYQRYMNESIKYPFVLGAVWYSYIDSHFSLENRELNCDPDDCYMNFGLLAGDNYSSYNQSDSTCPDGPYDVTNLPNTTGVWEELYNAIKDYNPTLQDRAALTTMCMDGDNDGYESGICGGLDCDDFDNDTHPGATEDCNDGIDNDCNQAVDGNDSVCKPEETNWELRGRNYTFSMAQDRGILSINVSERSSSKQIAVILLLNTEEDLSLINSYENISTVQLNFSSSSWVVWWDTQLLSTDLVQTRMNISRKGTYETVPEGMTTAVIYTSSMPFKTLASFKGPHGIFPSEAVQMTSIYPKKETYLPGVGMFNESHGIIIAPTGQELLTGKRYYKTHVYNGTDEASVRARIIPQDFNTSADDSGLVSVTQDTTIITYIIEPFYLPAIQEPNPLLVDAKNEYMITQWYTAVLSTTPRTVQVSVADEEGNFASLLDATEVLTEEELNDLIVNHVTGVELSFSDINSSYDSCGHYIGIGCAFLGGLGPSPEKLSHAQALKAAGLKVVAYNSVFEQPYGSFMYNYLDARNCIAKDKDGNPFNAPATSSNGLLNTRNASCRKFVVDKLVNDIQAYGDSIDGYRFDVTWPSVVTGQLGNGEIYNVSYEGGIAQMWNELIPALRAAKPDIILGWNFEPRLMVPNEVDVYGIGDGGFGYVDPQEFLRPNDRQRIVHGQQLTDALLINGFGTSKCENFANAGALNLFALRFNVSSVSVPFADPFCSFDPGPLYHAVYAMSQDGGYTTMDEKVFHVIPQANPYLPAYGIQELVILAKMKTAQNNEWLLISSMNASSNITYENVNGTRLFLVHNQKNVPYQLQHTISPTGMTSIQTSIEKDSFIVAEQSSLHIIPSQTIVTNITQWNDSKKELWIQSVTYPVEVKLNLSGLRVSANYTIVLSDASHTSIFDARVIMTNGTGYLTIPETINEESYLIIQEGNTNITRNCQLLRAFWSQFTAAAGEMVNISVATRGCTGYTLTFEIVEDDLIGEDPVNTNPLPMSITQENVSTSWITEWQYDGLFDPDPEYYIVATIMENDSLRITSPQTKEEELTVTSTDSEDPLAITEINVKEMTFAQVMINWSTNKPANGSIRYGNESGIYTWEQTNSTLDMNQTLVLNNLAKNTIYYYVITAATNTEQVNSSEGNFTTSTETVYTNGDDYEQLNVTVSIDGSNVTFRMPVIYATSPAIENVVIHKPLGWENGFAWSVHEGQESNERFGRKDVVDLGENLSWTANLSQTNVWLYFSVPAPTLRIDGVSNNGTHYTKNFTVLGANSIVNISGNVSLNTSFPYYVLKWWNLTNWEEANMRYSFQVAVEQNMSFLSNIEIDNTHRATGQSFSITSDTACNRMQLLLCSYT